A genomic region of Acidobacteriota bacterium contains the following coding sequences:
- a CDS encoding sigma-70 family RNA polymerase sigma factor — MLQKSLSPPSQPDPSATLTHLLGRWSQGDRQAAEELIPRVYEELRRIAHRLFRRERVDHTLQSTALVHEIYLRMREEGSLQWRDRHHFYRLAACMMRRALIDHSRDRAIQRRGGHLHKVALDGEARRLPRPADWIALDDALSDLARLDPRQAMVVELRFFGGLTVDETAEILTVSPRTAARQWRLAKAYLFRQLDSATRDAFAAPSPGGPGG, encoded by the coding sequence ATGCTCCAGAAGTCTCTATCCCCACCATCCCAGCCGGATCCTTCCGCTACCCTCACCCACCTTCTCGGCCGCTGGAGCCAAGGCGACCGCCAGGCGGCGGAGGAACTGATCCCTCGCGTCTACGAAGAGTTGCGGCGTATCGCTCACCGCTTATTCCGCCGAGAGCGGGTGGATCACACGCTGCAATCCACCGCGCTGGTTCATGAGATCTATCTGAGAATGCGCGAAGAGGGCTCCCTCCAGTGGAGGGACCGGCACCACTTCTATCGCCTCGCCGCCTGCATGATGCGACGGGCTTTGATCGACCACAGCCGCGACCGCGCGATTCAGCGGCGGGGCGGTCACCTGCACAAAGTGGCCCTCGATGGCGAGGCCCGACGGCTCCCCCGGCCGGCCGACTGGATCGCCTTGGACGATGCACTCTCCGACCTCGCTCGCCTCGATCCTCGCCAGGCGATGGTGGTCGAGTTGCGTTTCTTCGGCGGCTTGACGGTGGACGAGACGGCCGAAATTCTCACCGTTTCACCGCGTACTGCCGCCCGCCAATGGCGCCTGGCGAAGGCCTACCTTTTCCGCCAGCTCGATTCCGCCACGCGCGACGCCTTCGCCGCTCCCAGCCCCGGAGGTCCCGGCGGGTGA
- a CDS encoding sulfatase — protein MIFLAGCAPSAEMAPSAPVEKPFGEIPGVVLILIDTLRADHLGGYGSRRELTPHLDRLAEEGIVFENAIAPSAWTRSSVAAMFTSRYPSSIGVLGREDAIAPEAVTLAEALRDRGGFQTIAVSTNKNAGRPFGFAQGFDRFEVPDLYAGYPGDYEIHTAEGVTLKALQMVDELRPGQPFFLFLHYVDPHDPYLPHPGLLAEPEPPGRFNGSRADLQRLDRLPASERTADDLARIRHLYAGEVKYCDHWFGRLREGMAARGLDDKVLWLVTSDHGEGLWDHGLRGHGYDLYEEMIHVPLILKAPTASGPPSRPRVTEPVSLIDVAPTVLRVVGLPPPADFRGADLLAVENRSRRQELVYSEVELDGLNYEALRQRSLKLIRNRSRVAKIDALELYDLEQDPSERTNLHRQRNRERSELTRLLGGLAKELQEDVIGSGRIGLDELDDETRKGLQALGYLGSDGRVEGRSRRPSAAGPDQPLPVLDFTREDHPSDQVLEGYYAPERGCRWMAGRSSALLGRVTERQWRIKGWVDLAAHGRDELTLTLQFDGEGGEVRTVRESGWFRLEGGLPPWVLGRDRVRLDIECDNDFAPPGGDRRSLCAVIESIGFYE, from the coding sequence ATGATCTTCCTCGCCGGGTGTGCGCCGTCGGCCGAAATGGCGCCGTCGGCGCCGGTGGAGAAGCCCTTCGGCGAGATCCCGGGCGTCGTCCTGATTCTGATCGACACGCTGCGCGCCGATCACCTCGGCGGCTATGGCTCGAGGCGCGAACTGACGCCTCATCTCGATCGCCTGGCCGAGGAAGGGATCGTGTTCGAGAATGCGATCGCTCCGTCCGCCTGGACGCGGTCGTCGGTGGCCGCGATGTTCACCTCCCGGTATCCGTCCTCGATCGGCGTTCTCGGGCGGGAGGACGCCATCGCGCCGGAGGCGGTCACGCTGGCCGAGGCTCTGCGCGACCGTGGGGGCTTCCAGACCATTGCCGTCAGCACCAACAAGAACGCCGGCCGGCCCTTCGGCTTCGCCCAGGGCTTCGACCGCTTCGAGGTGCCGGATCTCTATGCCGGATATCCCGGGGATTACGAGATCCACACCGCCGAAGGGGTGACCCTCAAGGCCCTGCAGATGGTCGACGAGCTGCGACCCGGCCAACCGTTTTTTCTCTTCCTGCACTATGTCGATCCCCACGACCCCTACCTGCCGCACCCGGGGCTGCTGGCGGAACCGGAGCCGCCGGGTCGCTTCAACGGTTCGCGGGCCGATCTGCAGCGCCTCGATCGCTTGCCGGCCAGCGAGCGCACCGCCGACGATCTGGCTCGCATTCGTCATCTCTATGCCGGCGAGGTGAAGTACTGCGACCATTGGTTCGGACGGTTGCGTGAAGGGATGGCGGCGCGTGGCCTCGACGACAAGGTGCTGTGGCTGGTGACCTCGGACCACGGCGAAGGGCTGTGGGATCACGGTTTGCGGGGGCACGGCTACGACCTCTACGAAGAGATGATTCACGTGCCGTTGATTCTCAAGGCCCCGACCGCTTCCGGTCCGCCGTCGCGGCCGCGAGTGACCGAGCCGGTCAGCCTGATCGACGTTGCACCGACCGTGCTGCGCGTCGTCGGCCTGCCGCCGCCGGCGGACTTTCGCGGCGCCGACCTGCTGGCGGTGGAGAACCGCAGCCGACGGCAGGAGCTGGTCTATTCCGAGGTCGAACTCGACGGCCTCAATTACGAGGCCCTGCGGCAGCGCTCCCTCAAACTGATTCGCAATCGCAGCCGGGTGGCGAAGATCGATGCCCTCGAGCTCTACGATCTCGAGCAGGATCCCAGCGAGCGCACCAACCTCCACCGCCAGCGCAATCGTGAGCGCTCGGAGCTGACGCGGCTGCTCGGAGGCCTCGCCAAGGAGCTCCAGGAAGACGTCATCGGCAGTGGTCGGATCGGCCTCGACGAGCTCGACGACGAGACCCGTAAAGGGCTGCAGGCGCTGGGTTACTTGGGGTCCGACGGACGAGTCGAGGGGCGGTCCCGCCGACCCTCCGCGGCGGGACCCGATCAACCGCTGCCGGTGCTCGACTTCACCCGTGAGGACCATCCCAGCGATCAGGTCCTCGAGGGCTACTACGCGCCCGAGCGGGGATGCCGGTGGATGGCCGGTCGATCGTCGGCACTGCTGGGCCGGGTCACCGAACGGCAGTGGCGGATCAAGGGCTGGGTCGATCTTGCCGCCCACGGTCGAGATGAGCTCACCCTAACCCTGCAGTTCGATGGCGAGGGCGGGGAAGTCCGAACGGTGAGGGAATCGGGATGGTTTCGTCTCGAAGGCGGCTTGCCGCCGTGGGTTCTGGGACGTGACCGGGTGCGTCTCGACATCGAGTGCGACAACGATTTCGCTCCCCCCGGCGGGGACCGCCGCTCTCTCTGCGCCGTGATCGAATCGATCGGTTTCTACGAGTGA
- a CDS encoding RtcB family protein → MKTQDLIALGLPRSTHRHAFLLIKALAESGAGLATIQTRLEALRNRPEDHLGDIAAGPLAKALIEARATAFTPRTEAASYRRWGSQIEDGAVRQMEVACELPVAARGALMPDAHQGYGLPIGGVLAVRGAVIPYAVGVDIACRMCLSVLDLPLPFDGPKAAKKGERLRAALEGETAFGTGAAFSTPRQHDVLDEDWSANPVTRRLKDKARSQLGSSGGGNHFVEFGELILADDMPELPAGRYLALLSHSGSRGPGATVAAHYSKLAAKRHPDLPKEMRHLAWLQLDSEAGAEYWQAMNLMGRYASANHDRIHHHITERLGAQVLWRVENHHNFAWLEEHDGEQLVVHRKGATPAGEGDLGVIPGTMADPAFIVRGKGDESSLRSASHGAGRRMSRTEAHRRFTWQQTRDRLKEAKVELLSAGLDEAPMAYKAIRQVMAEQADLVEVLGEFHPRLVKMAPAERRKRRFRKKAKDRGRS, encoded by the coding sequence ATGAAGACCCAAGACCTCATCGCCCTCGGCCTCCCCCGCTCCACCCATCGGCACGCCTTTCTGCTCATCAAGGCTCTCGCCGAGTCGGGGGCGGGACTGGCGACGATTCAAACTCGCTTGGAAGCCCTGCGAAACCGGCCGGAGGATCACCTGGGCGATATCGCCGCCGGCCCCCTGGCCAAAGCCTTGATCGAGGCCCGCGCCACGGCCTTCACGCCGCGCACTGAGGCCGCCTCCTACCGTCGGTGGGGGTCGCAAATCGAAGACGGCGCGGTGCGCCAGATGGAGGTCGCCTGCGAACTGCCGGTGGCCGCCCGCGGCGCCTTGATGCCCGACGCCCACCAGGGCTACGGCCTGCCCATCGGTGGCGTGCTGGCGGTGCGCGGGGCGGTCATTCCCTACGCCGTCGGGGTGGACATCGCCTGCCGCATGTGCTTGTCGGTGCTCGACCTGCCACTGCCTTTTGACGGTCCCAAGGCGGCTAAGAAAGGCGAGCGGCTGCGCGCGGCTCTCGAAGGGGAAACCGCCTTCGGCACCGGCGCCGCCTTCTCCACCCCACGCCAGCACGACGTGCTGGACGAGGACTGGAGTGCCAACCCGGTGACTCGCCGCCTAAAGGACAAGGCTCGCTCGCAGCTCGGCAGCTCCGGCGGTGGCAACCACTTCGTCGAATTCGGCGAGCTGATCTTGGCGGACGACATGCCCGAGCTACCCGCCGGCCGCTATCTCGCGCTGCTCTCCCACAGCGGTAGCCGAGGGCCCGGCGCCACGGTGGCCGCCCACTACTCGAAGCTGGCCGCCAAGCGCCATCCGGACCTACCCAAGGAGATGCGACACCTAGCCTGGCTGCAACTCGACAGCGAGGCCGGTGCCGAGTACTGGCAGGCGATGAACCTGATGGGTCGCTACGCCTCGGCGAATCACGACCGCATCCACCACCACATCACCGAACGACTCGGCGCCCAGGTGCTGTGGCGGGTGGAGAATCACCACAACTTCGCCTGGCTCGAGGAGCATGACGGCGAGCAGTTGGTCGTGCATCGCAAGGGCGCCACCCCTGCCGGCGAAGGCGACCTGGGGGTGATCCCCGGCACCATGGCGGATCCGGCTTTCATCGTGCGCGGCAAGGGAGACGAATCGTCCCTGCGCTCCGCCTCCCATGGCGCCGGCCGCCGCATGAGCCGCACCGAGGCCCACCGCCGCTTCACCTGGCAGCAAACCCGCGACCGGCTGAAGGAAGCCAAGGTGGAGCTACTGTCGGCGGGCCTCGACGAAGCCCCGATGGCCTACAAGGCGATCCGCCAGGTGATGGCCGAGCAGGCCGATCTCGTAGAGGTATTGGGAGAGTTCCACCCTCGCCTGGTCAAGATGGCACCGGCGGAGCGGCGCAAGCGGCGTTTTCGCAAAAAGGCCAAGGATCGAGGCAGGTCTTGA
- a CDS encoding methyltransferase domain-containing protein produces the protein MGFGDFAEGAGRALLGILETRGLRDGLVYDLGCGDGRWARRLVEAGYDVVGADLSAAMIRRAREAVAEGDFRLASLWEIALDACQAVTILGEGLGYAAAGDPSETRLKGFFQRLFDKLQPAGLLAFDVIVAGPDHPMQYRDWRAGDDWAILTEVNEDPARHRLTRSMTIFRRIGESYRRSQERHAVSVLEEEKLVRLLEETGFEVEVASRYGDFDLAPRRRAFLATKS, from the coding sequence GTGGGTTTCGGCGATTTTGCCGAGGGCGCCGGGCGGGCGCTGCTCGGGATTTTGGAGACTCGGGGTCTGCGGGACGGCCTGGTCTACGATCTCGGGTGCGGCGATGGCCGCTGGGCGCGTCGGCTGGTGGAGGCAGGATACGACGTGGTGGGAGCCGATCTCTCCGCAGCGATGATCCGGCGCGCCCGGGAAGCGGTGGCGGAGGGTGACTTCCGGCTGGCCTCGCTGTGGGAGATTGCGCTAGATGCTTGCCAGGCGGTGACGATTCTGGGTGAAGGCTTGGGCTACGCCGCCGCCGGCGACCCCTCGGAGACCCGTTTGAAGGGATTTTTTCAGCGGCTCTTCGACAAGCTGCAGCCGGCCGGCCTGCTGGCCTTCGATGTGATCGTCGCCGGTCCAGATCACCCGATGCAGTACCGCGACTGGCGAGCCGGTGACGATTGGGCGATCCTCACGGAGGTGAACGAGGATCCGGCCCGTCATCGGTTGACCCGCAGCATGACCATCTTCCGCCGCATCGGCGAGAGCTACCGGCGCTCGCAGGAGCGTCACGCGGTGAGTGTGCTGGAGGAAGAGAAGTTGGTTCGCCTGCTGGAAGAGACCGGATTCGAGGTCGAAGTCGCCTCACGCTATGGCGACTTCGACCTCGCACCGCGGCGCAGGGCCTTTCTGGCGACCAAGAGCTGA
- a CDS encoding class I SAM-dependent methyltransferase: protein MANPLSHADDAERRRLEQEIARYRDCVNVHDLPAIYHFWSHRWVLPKLQACGYEGVDHFFSSHIATQCRSGDRAKTHGVISIGAGNCDLEVRLAEQLRADGVTNFRFRCLELNPFMIERGRELAKQAGVEEHFRFDVLDIDDWQPSEPVSVCLANHSLHHIVDLESLFAKIHRAIGQEGVFLTNDMIGRNGHMRWPEALTLVDDIWSEMPQRYKYNHQLSRWEEEYENWDCSVEGNEGIRAQDIMPLLVETFAFESCVAFGNLVDIFVDRSFGHNFDPEKAEDLAFIERIAELDEAKIDGGELKPTHLLAAMRARPVAATRIYRDWTPDFCVRWPNRAPEARQEVMPAEVPPPATASAPADEEESILARDWFYEFTLPSGRRTRSYAPAKVREIHCSRETMLFAELERRLETSAWPTLRCLDLACHQGYFATALAQRGAQHVLGVDGRRRHVEDARQMSRALGLDNASFLTADLQQIRPEALGRYDLTLLFGVLYHLEDLISVLRLARAVSRDLCVIETQIGPELSGSLEWGSVDQRQPIVGALSLVDERRDSERPEHGESSLRGLSVVPSLSGLSWLLSAVGFSEVEVLEPPPDAYEQLARGQRVMVVAS, encoded by the coding sequence ATGGCAAATCCCCTCTCCCATGCCGACGACGCCGAGCGCCGCCGTCTCGAGCAAGAGATCGCCCGCTACCGCGATTGCGTGAACGTCCACGACCTTCCCGCCATCTACCATTTCTGGAGCCACCGCTGGGTCTTGCCGAAGCTCCAGGCCTGCGGCTACGAAGGTGTCGACCACTTCTTCAGCTCGCATATCGCCACCCAATGCCGAAGTGGGGACCGCGCCAAGACCCATGGGGTGATCAGCATCGGAGCCGGCAACTGCGACCTTGAGGTGCGTCTCGCCGAGCAGCTCCGCGCCGACGGCGTCACCAACTTCCGCTTCCGCTGCCTCGAGCTCAATCCCTTCATGATCGAGCGCGGCCGCGAGCTGGCGAAGCAGGCCGGGGTCGAGGAGCATTTCCGCTTCGATGTCCTCGACATCGACGACTGGCAGCCCAGCGAGCCGGTGTCGGTGTGCCTCGCCAACCACTCCCTGCACCACATCGTCGACCTCGAGAGCCTGTTCGCGAAGATCCACCGCGCCATAGGCCAAGAGGGTGTGTTCCTCACCAACGACATGATCGGGCGCAACGGTCACATGCGCTGGCCCGAAGCCCTCACCCTGGTGGACGACATCTGGTCCGAGATGCCGCAGCGCTACAAGTACAACCACCAGCTGTCACGCTGGGAGGAGGAGTACGAGAACTGGGACTGCTCCGTCGAGGGCAACGAGGGGATTCGAGCCCAGGACATCATGCCGCTGCTGGTCGAGACCTTCGCCTTCGAGAGCTGCGTCGCCTTCGGCAACCTGGTCGACATCTTCGTCGACCGGTCCTTCGGCCACAACTTTGATCCCGAGAAGGCCGAGGATCTGGCCTTCATCGAGCGCATCGCCGAGCTCGACGAGGCCAAGATCGACGGCGGCGAGCTCAAGCCGACCCACTTACTGGCGGCGATGCGCGCCCGGCCGGTAGCGGCGACCCGGATCTACCGTGACTGGACGCCGGACTTCTGTGTTCGCTGGCCAAACCGGGCTCCCGAGGCGCGGCAGGAGGTGATGCCGGCCGAAGTCCCGCCCCCGGCGACGGCAAGCGCCCCGGCGGACGAGGAAGAGTCGATCCTGGCGCGCGATTGGTTCTACGAGTTCACTCTGCCCAGCGGTCGCCGCACCCGCAGCTATGCGCCGGCCAAGGTGCGTGAAATCCATTGCAGCCGCGAGACAATGTTGTTTGCCGAACTCGAGCGGCGGCTGGAGACCTCCGCCTGGCCGACGCTGCGCTGCCTCGATCTCGCCTGCCACCAGGGCTACTTCGCCACCGCTCTGGCGCAGCGCGGAGCGCAGCATGTGCTGGGCGTCGACGGCCGCCGCCGCCACGTCGAAGACGCCCGCCAGATGTCGCGCGCGCTGGGCCTCGACAACGCCTCGTTTCTCACCGCCGACCTGCAGCAGATCCGACCCGAGGCGCTCGGCCGCTACGACCTCACCTTGCTCTTTGGCGTCCTCTACCACCTCGAGGATCTGATCAGCGTTCTGCGGCTGGCGCGCGCTGTCAGCCGCGATCTCTGTGTGATCGAGACCCAGATCGGGCCCGAGCTCTCCGGCAGCCTCGAGTGGGGCTCCGTCGATCAACGGCAGCCGATCGTCGGCGCCCTCTCCCTGGTCGATGAGCGCCGCGACAGCGAGCGCCCGGAACACGGCGAGTCGAGCCTGCGGGGCCTCTCGGTGGTGCCCTCCCTCAGCGGCTTGTCGTGGCTGCTGTCGGCCGTTGGCTTTTCCGAGGTCGAGGTCCTCGAGCCGCCGCCGGACGCCTATGAGCAGCTCGCTCGAGGTCAGCGGGTGATGGTCGTGGCGTCATGA
- a CDS encoding serine/threonine-protein kinase yields the protein MNHPFPSTPEAWRRIHQKVAEALDLPPGDRPGFLRRELEDEPDLAQGALDLLAADEQADGFLDRPVARLPPDDPKDRKHLIGLRVGAFRLCGVLGRGGMGTVYEGERVDEGFQQRVAIKIIHRHRPDLADRFRRERQVLAALEHPSIARLYDGGTSEDGSLYFVMERVDGLPLDTYCDRHRLEIRERIELFCRVCDAVDYAHRCLVVHRDLKPSNILVTAEGNPKLLDFGIAKLLDTGGDATQTLDGPMTPRYASPEQVQGTAITTVTDTYALGVIFYRLLTGASPYGTTEPTPVELHRAIVQTPPARPSDAAGDTSPADLAARRSSSSALRRRLLGDLDNIVLKALRKEPGRRYGSARELADDLRRHLADLPVRARPDTLAYRGAKWLRRNRLVTLVSGTLLVSLVVFSIVTTVQARRLKAERDMARSEKLRAEQSAAFLQSLFESSQPGRSRGEELTVRQVLDRGAAHIDQLSGDPAQQAAHLSTLGTAYRELGLYDQAAPLLQRAYRRRREAHGALHPKVVQDLDSLSALRYYQGDLLAAESLQRQVLDLRRQLYPAGHEEVVTSLNSLAVLLHTRSQLDEAEGFYRQAIDMARKLPEEHPNLARGIGNLAGLLHSRGDLEGAEPLYREALTMSRLRHGSDHPDIAFDLSDLGLLLLDRGELRQAEALLRESVAMRRKVLGDRHPDLATGLNNLGSLLLVIGRTVEAERVVVEALEIRLESLGRNHPKVPKSLHTLATVRTVQGDLPGAEKLLRDALEIALAQLGEGSTTTHLTRTDLAHLLLLQDRASEADALSRQALDGMSAALPPDHPNVAWAGMVRGAILSEQGRHREAEPLLVKGLETLTEGRQPNRPRLAQARALVAKHFEGTGRERGTKT from the coding sequence GTGAATCATCCATTCCCGTCCACGCCGGAAGCTTGGCGCCGGATCCACCAGAAGGTCGCCGAAGCTCTCGATCTGCCTCCGGGCGACCGCCCGGGTTTCCTTCGGCGCGAACTCGAAGACGAGCCGGATCTGGCCCAGGGCGCCCTCGACCTGCTGGCGGCGGACGAGCAGGCGGATGGCTTTCTCGATCGTCCCGTGGCGCGCCTTCCCCCGGACGATCCCAAGGACCGGAAACACCTCATCGGTCTGCGGGTCGGAGCCTTTCGCTTGTGCGGTGTTCTCGGTCGGGGCGGCATGGGCACCGTCTACGAAGGCGAGCGGGTCGACGAAGGCTTCCAGCAACGGGTGGCGATCAAGATCATCCACCGCCATCGGCCCGATCTGGCGGACCGCTTCCGGCGCGAACGCCAGGTACTCGCCGCCCTCGAACATCCGTCCATCGCCCGTCTTTACGATGGCGGCACGTCCGAAGACGGCTCGCTTTACTTCGTCATGGAACGGGTAGACGGCCTGCCACTGGACACCTACTGCGACCGGCACCGGCTGGAGATTCGGGAGCGCATCGAGCTGTTCTGCCGGGTGTGCGATGCGGTGGACTACGCCCACCGTTGTCTTGTCGTCCATCGCGACCTCAAGCCGTCGAATATCCTGGTCACCGCCGAGGGAAACCCCAAGCTCCTCGACTTCGGCATCGCCAAGCTGCTCGATACGGGGGGAGACGCCACCCAGACCCTCGACGGCCCCATGACCCCGCGCTACGCCAGTCCTGAACAGGTCCAGGGAACGGCCATCACCACCGTCACAGACACCTATGCCCTCGGGGTGATTTTCTACCGCTTGCTCACCGGCGCTTCGCCCTACGGAACAACGGAACCGACCCCGGTGGAACTACACCGGGCGATCGTCCAAACGCCGCCGGCACGACCGAGCGACGCCGCCGGCGACACCTCCCCGGCGGACCTTGCAGCTCGGCGAAGCTCCTCCTCGGCGCTGCGCCGCAGGCTGCTCGGCGATCTCGACAACATCGTTCTCAAGGCGCTGCGCAAAGAGCCCGGTCGGCGCTACGGCTCTGCCCGTGAGCTGGCGGACGACCTGCGACGTCACCTCGCCGACCTGCCGGTACGGGCCCGGCCGGACACCCTCGCCTATCGCGGCGCAAAATGGCTCCGGCGAAATCGCCTCGTCACCCTCGTCTCCGGCACCCTGTTGGTCTCCTTGGTGGTGTTCTCGATCGTCACCACAGTGCAGGCGCGCCGCTTGAAGGCCGAACGCGACATGGCGCGATCCGAGAAGCTGCGGGCAGAACAGAGCGCCGCCTTCTTGCAGAGCCTGTTCGAGAGTTCCCAACCGGGACGGTCGCGCGGCGAAGAGCTAACCGTTCGCCAAGTGCTCGACCGCGGCGCGGCTCACATCGACCAACTCTCGGGAGATCCGGCACAGCAAGCAGCTCACCTCTCGACCCTGGGCACCGCCTATCGAGAGCTCGGCCTCTACGACCAAGCCGCCCCACTGCTCCAAAGGGCCTACCGCCGGCGCCGGGAAGCCCACGGAGCCCTCCATCCAAAAGTGGTCCAGGATCTCGACTCGCTCTCTGCCCTACGCTACTACCAAGGCGATCTCCTGGCTGCCGAGTCCCTGCAACGTCAAGTCCTGGACCTTCGTCGCCAGCTATACCCGGCAGGCCACGAGGAGGTGGTCACCTCCCTCAACTCCCTTGCCGTCCTGCTCCACACCCGCAGCCAGCTCGACGAAGCCGAAGGCTTCTATCGCCAGGCGATCGACATGGCGCGCAAACTTCCGGAGGAGCATCCGAACCTGGCCCGGGGCATCGGCAACCTGGCCGGCCTGTTGCACAGTCGCGGCGATCTGGAGGGAGCCGAACCGCTGTACCGCGAAGCCCTGACGATGAGCCGCCTACGGCACGGTTCCGACCATCCGGACATCGCCTTCGATCTGAGCGACTTGGGCCTACTACTGCTCGACCGGGGGGAACTTCGGCAGGCGGAAGCTCTACTGCGGGAATCCGTTGCGATGCGCCGCAAGGTGCTCGGCGACCGCCACCCGGATCTTGCCACCGGCTTGAACAATCTCGGATCGTTGCTGCTCGTTATCGGCCGGACCGTGGAGGCCGAGCGGGTGGTCGTGGAAGCACTCGAGATTCGGCTGGAAAGCCTTGGCCGCAACCATCCCAAGGTCCCCAAGAGCCTCCACACCCTGGCCACCGTCCGCACCGTGCAGGGCGACCTCCCCGGCGCCGAGAAACTCCTGCGGGATGCCTTGGAGATCGCCCTAGCGCAGCTCGGTGAGGGAAGTACCACCACTCATCTCACCCGCACCGATCTTGCCCATCTCCTGCTGCTGCAGGATCGCGCTAGCGAAGCGGACGCCCTGTCCCGCCAAGCCCTCGACGGGATGAGCGCCGCCCTACCGCCCGACCACCCGAACGTCGCCTGGGCCGGAATGGTCCGCGGAGCGATACTGAGCGAACAGGGTCGCCACCGCGAAGCGGAGCCGCTGTTGGTGAAAGGCCTCGAAACCCTCACCGAGGGTCGGCAACCCAATCGCCCGCGCCTCGCACAGGCCCGCGCCTTGGTCGCCAAGCACTTCGAAGGCACCGGTCGAGAGCGCGGCACAAAGACCTAG